Proteins encoded in a region of the Candidatus Desulfatibia profunda genome:
- the tatC gene encoding twin-arginine translocase subunit TatC, with protein MDSEDKIPFTAHLEELRHRLIVCFIAAGVGFVVSYGFKEKLFQILTRPLISAMQAGDKIIFTGLPEAFFTYLKVAFLSGIILAAPVIIYQFWMFVAPGLYAKEKRLLVPIVLLSSVFFMGGALFGFFIVFPFGFKFFLGFATDTIRPLPSMKEYLSLSATLLLAFGLVFELPLIVTFLAKLGLVSVETLKKNRKYAILLFFIVAAILTPPDVVTQTMMAVPLMVLYEISIVGARIFGKKQSLEEGVE; from the coding sequence ATGGATTCTGAAGATAAAATCCCTTTTACCGCGCACCTTGAAGAACTCAGGCATCGTCTTATCGTCTGTTTTATCGCCGCAGGTGTCGGATTTGTTGTTTCATACGGATTTAAGGAAAAGCTGTTTCAAATTTTAACCCGCCCCTTGATATCCGCCATGCAAGCGGGGGATAAGATCATCTTCACCGGTCTTCCCGAAGCCTTCTTTACGTATCTGAAGGTGGCGTTTCTTTCCGGCATCATCCTGGCTGCACCGGTAATTATCTATCAATTCTGGATGTTTGTTGCACCCGGTCTGTACGCTAAAGAAAAACGTCTGCTCGTTCCCATTGTTTTGCTCTCCTCCGTGTTTTTTATGGGCGGTGCCCTCTTTGGATTCTTTATTGTTTTTCCGTTCGGATTTAAATTTTTTTTAGGATTTGCCACCGACACCATCCGGCCGCTGCCCTCCATGAAAGAGTACTTGTCTTTGTCTGCAACCTTGTTGCTCGCTTTCGGTCTTGTTTTTGAACTACCATTAATCGTTACATTTCTTGCCAAGCTGGGCCTGGTTAGCGTGGAAACTTTAAAAAAAAACAGAAAATATGCGATTCTTTTATTTTTTATTGTTGCAGCAATTTTAACCCCTCCGGATGTTGTGACCCAGACCATGATGGCGGTTCCGTTGATGGTGCTGTATGAAATCAGTAT